The following nucleotide sequence is from Spirochaetota bacterium.
CCAATCGCTTTATGCGGCACCCCTGGGCGCATGGCTCGGTTTTTCACTTTATCATACTATCCGGAATATTGTCACGAACTATGAACATCGGCGCCGATTCCTGATTCTCGACCTGTCGCTCTTCATGCTCCCGTATCCCATACTGCTGGCGTTCCTGTCGGTCGAACTGACGAATCTCTGGTTTTTCGTGCTGCTGTACACCATGACGTTATTGAATATCGTTTTCCCCGGCGTTCACCTCATGCAAAGGGCCATTGCGGGGTACAAGAAACTCATATATTTCATATTTTCGATTTCGGTCATACCCCTGGTGATCTTCGCGCATCTTTATTTCGGCATTCCCATCGTCGACGGGTTATATGTTCAGTATTCTTCCGGATTCGAAGCGCTGCAGGCGATCAACGTCCACCAGGATTTCATAAAACAGCGCGCCCTGGTACGCTTCAACGGGAAGGAAATATTTCTCTGCAACGACAGTACGGTGAAGAATTTAAATAGGGCCATGCTCACGGTGCTGTTTTTCTCAAGGGACGCCCGCGACCATGCGCGTCCCGTCCTGGTGCTGGACGGGACGCAAAGCTTCTATCGCAATCCCATCCTGGGGCAATTTAAATCCATGCGGTGCATCGACTACGTTTCGGACCGGGGGGTGGACTATAACCGCCTGCCGATTTCCGGCAGGCAGCTTTACACGGCGGAAAAGACCGAGCTTTTTTCAATTCTCCACCGCGCGGATGACGTATACGAGACTATCTGCGACATACCGAATCTTTTCGACCAGTCTCAAAATCCAGTCCGCTTCTCCGGCTCGTACTATGGCATGGTGAAAAAGAAGCTCGCCCCCGACGGCCTCTTCGCGCAGGTGTTCTCGGTGAGCGGGTGCCGGCCCGAGTATTTCGCCTCCGCGTGCCGCGGCATCAAGGAGCATTTTTCCCGAACGGCGGTATTCTTTTTTTCGGATCACCTGCTCGTACTCGCCGCGAACGATTCCCGAACCCTGGGAATTTCGAAACAGGGAGTTGACAGGGTCGGCACGATCCTGAAAGAGCACCCCGGGATCGCGGCCCTCCAGCTGAACGAATATCACCTGCTGTCGCACTACCTGACCAATGATGTCACGGCGGTTGCGGATATGGACATCCAGGCGCCCGCCCCTGACCTGCTCGCGGCAAAGCAATCGGGCGGTATCGATATCGATGGACAGTTGATCGAAGCGTACCTTGGCGGTTCAGCCGGGGCGACCCTGCTTCTCGACACGGATCCGGCGAATTTCGAGCTCGCGGGAATCCTCCCCGCGGCCTTAAACCAGAACGAAAAAACGCTCAGTCTGTTAAAGAGGGCGGAGCTCGCGGCCGCACGCATGGAATACGAAACCGAAACGGAGGCTCTTTCCCAGCTTAAAGCGCTCGCCGAATACAATGCCGACCTGCGCGCGTACTCGGGAAAACTGACCGCATTCAGGGAGGAGTATTTCTTCTCAGAGGCGATCAGGTTCGAAAAGGACAAGCGCTGGGAAGAGGCAAGCCGGCTCTACCGCGCCATCCTCAGGATCAATGCAGCGCACTTCGAGGCGAACTACCGGATGGGAATACTTTCGATCACGCTTCAGAATCTTGACGATGCCTTCAAATTCCTTCAACACGCCATGGAACTCCGGCGCGACGACCCGAGGGTCCTCTACCAGATGGGCGTGCTCCTGTTTTCAAGCGGGCAGACCACGCAGGCGCTGGAATATTTCACCAGGACACTCGCGCTCAGGGAGAGCCCGGAATCTTTGTTCCATTACATGGGGCTCTGCTACGAAAAGCTTGGCCGGCCGGAAGAGGCGAAACCATATTACGAAAAGGCGCTCCTCGCCGACCCGAATGACAGCGCCGTGCAGTCAAGTATCGAGCGGATAAGCCAGGCTCTCCAGGCAAGGAGGGTTTTTAAGAAACCCCAGGACCGTAAAAACCAAATGGACGTCGAGCAGGACGAAACCATGCCCCTTCCCATAAACCAGACCGCAAAGGACATCCGGCTCAAGGATTCCGAGGTCCCGCCCGAGGAAACGGATCCCGCGAAACAGCCAAAAAAGTAGGTCCCCCACGGCCGGCATTGACCGACAGGCGTTTTTTAATGTGACATAAAATATATATTGACAATTTGCTCCATATATTAAATTATTATCAGTTGGCGCGGAGTCCCTGCGCGCACACACGATATCACCCGATCCTGGAGCTCGCAATGACCTTGAATATCATCACGATGCTCGCGTGCCTTTTGACGATCGTGCTTTTCAGAAGGCTCGACCGCTCGAACCTCAAGCTGGTCAAGCTCCGGAGGTACTCCTCGAAAATCTTTTCCGAGTTCCGCAAACTCGCCGACACCGAGGGCCGTCGTTTCAATGACGCCACCATCGAAATGGACATTCTCATAAAGAAGGCGCACGGCCTTTCCGGAAACCTGCGCGAATCCATCTCCGAGATCGAAACGAAGATGAAGGGGATAGACGCCGAGAAGACGAGCTTCAAAAAGGTCGAGGAAGATCTGAAGGTGGTATCCAACGCCGCCCGCGACGTAAACCGCCAGATCGAGTTCATCGCCTCCACGAAAGCCGGTTTCAACGAGATGACGAAGAAGATCGTGAACCTTTCCGAGGGGCTCGCGCGGCTCGAGCGGGAAAGCGCGGTGCTCATCCAGGCATTCAACGAAAAGGTGCGCGAGCGCTCCCGCGAGCTGGGCGAGGAGATCGCCGTCCAGTTCAACAGGCTCAAGGATTCCGTAAAGGACAACGAGTCCGCGCTGCTTAAGGTCACCCAGGAGCGCATCGACTCCCTCATGGGAAGCTTCACGGACTCGCTGCAGCGGATGGAGCAGGGCATAACCACTACCGGTGACGCCATCATGGAAACAATCCAGCAGAAGGCAGATTCGGTGGGCCACTCGGTTGACCTCCTGGAAAACCGGGTCGAATCGGCCGAGAAAAAGGTATTCTCGGAGATCAACGCTAAGATCATGACCCTCGAGAAGGCTATAGACGGCTTCGATCTCACGCTCCAGGAAACCCGCGACCAGGCGCTTTCCGACACCCGCGCCGACGTCTCGGATATCAGCCAGAAGATTCAGACGCTCAAGCTGACACTCGCCGATCTCGAGAACAGCGTATTCGCCGATATCAAGGAAAAGACCGGCGAGCTCCGCAAGGAGATCTCCGGCTCGGTCGCCGAATTCGGCGCGACGCGCGATTCCCTGTTCGATAAGCTGGACGCCGACATCGAGAAGGTGTACGGCAAACTCCGCAACGTTGAGTCGAACATTGACGATTCCAAATCCAAGCTCATCGCTTCCTTCGAAGATGAAGTCGGAAAAATCCGCGTCGAGCTCGACAACCTGACCATCCATTCCATTTCGAAGAAGGACGAAATCGTGCGCGCCGCCCGCAGCGAGGCCGAGGACATCAGGAGAAAAATCGAGGATTTCGGCGAGAAGTACATGGAGATGGAGCGCGGGCTCGCGGAGACCGCCCAGCAGAAGGTGGACAAACTCCAGTCCGAGTACCAGGGCGTCGAGGAACGGTTCGAGCGGCTTTCCGACAGGCTTTCATCCATGGAAGACCAGCTTAATATTTCAATGACACGCCAGATGGACCGCGTCAAGGACGAGTTCTCGCAGATGGATACCCGACTGGCGGAGATCCACGGCGAAATCCTGAAATACGAAGAGAGCAAGCAGATCTTCTCGAGGAACGAGGAGATGGTCCGCAAGGTCGAGGAAGCCATACAGCAGTATCACGGGGTGATACGCGAGGCCCGGGAGGAGACGAAAAACCTCCAGAAATTCAAGGAGGATTTCGAGCGCTTCAAGGACATGCGCCGCAGCGTTGACAAAGAGATAAAGGCATACGAGGCGCGCAAGGGCAAGCTGGAGCATTTCGAAAGCCAGCTCACCGGGCTCATCGAGATCACCGACGAGGTGTCCAACCGCGCCGATACCCTCGTTCAAAAGACCTCCAGAATCGACCAGGTGAACGCGCGCATCGACGCGCTAGGCCAGAGCTACAACACGCTCGAGTCGCGCATAGCGGATCTCAACCAGCAGGACGACGCGATACGGAAAAATCTCGAATCGGTGCAGTCCTCGGAGGTGCTTATCAGGACGCTGGAAGGAAAGATCAGCTCGTTCCAGGGCGCCATCGACCGTGCGGACAAGAAATCCCAAAAGCTCACCCAGTACCTGAAATCGATCGAGGAAAACACGTTGGTCTTGAAGTCGAGGGAGCAGGATATTCGCGATGTGAAGGACAAGTTCGCCGAGCTCGAAAGCCTATCGGAACACCTTGAACAGCGAATCCTCCAGATCAACGCGATGTCCCACAGGGTCGAAACGATGCGCACCGATATCGAAAGCACCGATACGCGGCTCAAGCAGATGTTCGACCAGACCGACAGGAAGATGAAGCAATTCGCCGATTTCCTCCAGGCGGTGGAGACAAACAACCCGATCGCGCGTCAAATGAAGGGGGATCCTGCCCTGGGCAAGAACATCAATGAGGGAATGATTAAAACGGTGCGCGACCTCTCATCGAAAGGATGGACGCCGCTTGACATTTCGAAGAAGCTGCAGATGGACGAACATGCGGTGCGGCTGATCATCAATACCACCACGCTGTAGTTTTCCGCCGGCCGGGCCCCCCGCAGCCCGGCTACTGGGGGGTCTTCTCCTTCAATTTTTCGCGAACCTCTTTCATTATCTCCTCGTCGGACTGCTGCTTGCGCAGCACCACGCGGTAGCGCACGTCGAAGCGCAGCGGCGGGTTGTAGACGTTCGCCGGGAACTGGAAATTCCAGCGCTGTATGTCCTCGACGATGAGCTTGTCTATTTCCATGAGATAGGTGAGCTCCTTGGGGCGCACCTTCGCGATGTGACCGTTATCGGGCCGGATGGATATCGACACGACCCCTTCGCAGAAGTGATCGATCTTGTCAAACTTCTTGAGCTCCTCCGCCATGTACTTGTCCCCGCCCGGATCGTCCTGGCGCTTGACCTGGTCCTCATACGCCATCTGGGCGACCGCGTAACGATCCGACGTCCACAGAACCTTGAACAGCTCGGCGGAATCCTTGTTGACCTTCAGGAATTTTTCTGCCTCGGTTTCGGTCTTCAATTTCGTTTTTTCCGGCTCTCCGGTTTTCGGCTGCCCGGTTTCGCACCCGGCGGTTGCAAGCGTCGCTGCTGTTAATAAAACCAGAATCCTGCGAATCATCGTAGACCTCTTTCCCGAATTTGTATTTGAGTTACGTAGGGCGGAGCATATCGACCTTGAACCGGACATCCCGCACGTGTGACGCCAATACTATACCTGTTACAGGTTATTATTTATTAATAATATATTCTTCAATTATTTCTTTAACAAAAGTGGAAAGAGATTTTGAAGAATTACTAGCTTGATTTTTTATTAAATTGTAGAGTTGAACTTCTTCACCTTGCCAAGTAATATCAAGTCGTCTCGTATCTATCATGGAAATATGATTATAATTATCAGGATGACACCAGTAGCAGTTTAAGCATATTTCAATAGTATTGATATTTATCCAATTTTCACAATGTTCACATGACCAAGACTTTGCACGATTGCAAGAACTACATAGAAGCATATAATTATGTTCATCATAATTATTGTTTTGATCACCAGCAACTTCATAAGGGACTCTATGATCTATTTGAAGATACCTTTTTTCTAATTGGATATTACATATATAGCATTTCCCTTGGTTTTCTTCATATAATTTATCATGTAGTTCTTTAGGAAATATTTTACGGCCCCCCAATTTACCTTTATTAATTTTATTAAAATCTCCAAATTTGTACGCAGCGATATTTTTCCCATTTTTTGATTTAATGTAAAAAGTTTCTAAGGGGACACCTGATTCTCTTACATCTCTTGCAGCACGTGGAGGATGATCATAACCATAATCATTTTTTAATTGTTCGGTAGTAATAAATTCATTCTTAATAATATGGTCAATTACTATCTTGGCCCTTTTATTTGTTATTGATTTTATAAATTTAAGTATATCAGCAGGTATTTTGTTTTTTTTCATTTTGGCTAAGCAAATAATAATTGTTGATCCTCTTGAAAGTGGTCGATCTGATTATATTTAGCATTTAATTGTTCAGTTAATCTTGAAGAAAGATATAACGATTCATAGGTTCGCTCAGTCCTTCCTAATAATGTTGCTTGGGTTGATAAACCGGCATCAAGTAAGATTTTATGCAAACTTAAAAAAACAGGTAAATCTTTTCCGTAATTAGTATCTGCTCGTTTTCCATCATAACTTATAATATACATTATATTTTTATTATTTAATTCATTAAGAAATTCTACAAATTCATTATATTCGACCCCGTTTGAATATCTAGTATCACGTTTACTAACAACTCCTTGATAGGGAGGATCCATATATACAAGATCATTCTGATTTATATCATTAATAATATTTCTGTAATCAAATGATGTAATTTTAACTTTTCCTTTTAATAGTTTTGATGCTCCAAGAATCTCATTTTTCATATTAGTGGGGGATTTACCTCTTCGTCTGTTATCTGGGCTTTGATTGAATTCACCATTTGAATTATATCTAATAGCTGCTTTAACACATCTTGCAAGCAAAAATAACAGGTCGGATGGGTGGTGGTTGTTATTAAATCTATTTCGTATATGGTTATAATATTCCTTTTCATTCCCAATCTGATCATGCCAAATCTTATTATAAGAGTCAATTAAAGAAAAGGGATCATTGATGATCAAATTCCATAGGTGCATTAGCGGTGCATTAAGATCATTTAAGTGATAGCTCGTGGCTAAATTGTTTGCTGCGGCAGCAAATGATATAGCTGCCGAACCAGCAAATGGCTCAATTAATTTATCAAAATATAGAGGAAAAAATTTTAGGATTAAAGGAGCTAAAAATCTTTTACTTCCCTGATAGGGTATTGGCTGAGGGATATTCATAATTTTATTCTCTTGGCGCACTATTCATAAGTTAAGGTAGTCGATAATCGAATATTTGTAAAGTGTTTTTTCATATTATGTTAAAGTGATTATATAACACTAAAGGAAGACGCCAAGAATTGCGTACAACAGACTCGATAAAGCTGGGGTGATGTGCCTGGGAATCGAAATTGACGCGGACGGGGATATCTACGCAGGCGTCGCGGAGCTTCCGCGCACGCGGAATGAAATTCACGATCGCGAAACTAGAGCGGGAAAAAAAATATTTGCGTGGGATGGCCTTCGTTGTCGAGCGCGTCTTCC
It contains:
- a CDS encoding tetratricopeptide repeat protein — protein: MHQWRLSRMKFLKEFSYPDIFQRRIVLINSFFGFFLLGMISFHCGLFIAPYTPYESAVKTVLLAVVTGLFAGNLAGNVLFRLPYYRVVFITVEMIYLSLAGLYFLKSGFAQSHPDPVLSSYFTKRPLFLLAAAVFAFFPGLKLNYSLKAATGDYIDEKRPVYSYLLILALGLALGALFAQAAIQFTVLYPAAALLILFVFSSAMMVKTPYFPQPIMVQDFKETHREVIKSGEEGVRRDSLLFTYLNFIYILIYCLLAYESICKFSGGWPFVKVLFLAIMLSSMCAGFVCARFVKASFWHIYTEMLFPVLFLIFMVLLYTEKNVSASMSQSLYAAPLGAWLGFSLYHTIRNIVTNYEHRRRFLILDLSLFMLPYPILLAFLSVELTNLWFFVLLYTMTLLNIVFPGVHLMQRAIAGYKKLIYFIFSISVIPLVIFAHLYFGIPIVDGLYVQYSSGFEALQAINVHQDFIKQRALVRFNGKEIFLCNDSTVKNLNRAMLTVLFFSRDARDHARPVLVLDGTQSFYRNPILGQFKSMRCIDYVSDRGVDYNRLPISGRQLYTAEKTELFSILHRADDVYETICDIPNLFDQSQNPVRFSGSYYGMVKKKLAPDGLFAQVFSVSGCRPEYFASACRGIKEHFSRTAVFFFSDHLLVLAANDSRTLGISKQGVDRVGTILKEHPGIAALQLNEYHLLSHYLTNDVTAVADMDIQAPAPDLLAAKQSGGIDIDGQLIEAYLGGSAGATLLLDTDPANFELAGILPAALNQNEKTLSLLKRAELAAARMEYETETEALSQLKALAEYNADLRAYSGKLTAFREEYFFSEAIRFEKDKRWEEASRLYRAILRINAAHFEANYRMGILSITLQNLDDAFKFLQHAMELRRDDPRVLYQMGVLLFSSGQTTQALEYFTRTLALRESPESLFHYMGLCYEKLGRPEEAKPYYEKALLADPNDSAVQSSIERISQALQARRVFKKPQDRKNQMDVEQDETMPLPINQTAKDIRLKDSEVPPEETDPAKQPKK
- a CDS encoding HNH endonuclease, whose amino-acid sequence is MKKNKIPADILKFIKSITNKRAKIVIDHIIKNEFITTEQLKNDYGYDHPPRAARDVRESGVPLETFYIKSKNGKNIAAYKFGDFNKINKGKLGGRKIFPKELHDKLYEENQGKCYICNIQLEKRYLQIDHRVPYEVAGDQNNNYDEHNYMLLCSSCNRAKSWSCEHCENWININTIEICLNCYWCHPDNYNHISMIDTRRLDITWQGEEVQLYNLIKNQASNSSKSLSTFVKEIIEEYIINK
- a CDS encoding DNA adenine methylase gives rise to the protein MNIPQPIPYQGSKRFLAPLILKFFPLYFDKLIEPFAGSAAISFAAAANNLATSYHLNDLNAPLMHLWNLIINDPFSLIDSYNKIWHDQIGNEKEYYNHIRNRFNNNHHPSDLLFLLARCVKAAIRYNSNGEFNQSPDNRRRGKSPTNMKNEILGASKLLKGKVKITSFDYRNIINDINQNDLVYMDPPYQGVVSKRDTRYSNGVEYNEFVEFLNELNNKNIMYIISYDGKRADTNYGKDLPVFLSLHKILLDAGLSTQATLLGRTERTYESLYLSSRLTEQLNAKYNQIDHFQEDQQLLFA